CAGCAGGCGGTGATCTGCCCCGGTTGCTCGCGGCTCCCAATCAAGTTCGGGCGTGTAAGGAACGCTCTGCCAGCCTTCGATCTGGGGCAAACTGATCCGGGAAGGCATCTGTGCCTCCAGACGACTGGCAACGGAGGCCCACAGGGCGAAGACGAGTACAGTCAGGCTCGCAGCGAGGATCGCGGGGTTTCCGGCCATTCGGAAACTGGCAAGAGGATCGAGCGACGGTGCAGTCGCAAGCGCCTCCCCATCGATTGCTGGCTCATCGGGAGCGCGATCAAACCATTGCCACGCCACGCCCAGGACAAGGGCGACTACGATGGCGAAGAAAATCCAGCCGTAGAAGATGTGATCGAACCCGGCAGCAAACTCGATACCTTGCGATTGGGCGATGTAGATTGTTCCCCAGGCCCGGACACCATTGGCCAGAATGGGCACAATTATGCAAGCCGCCATGAACACGGCCCGCCGGCTCCAGCGATTGAAGCAGGTTTGCGCCACCAGCACGCCGAGCGCGACCATGGCGACGAGGAACTTCACGCCCGAACACGCCTCTGCCACTTCGAACAATCCAGCCGGTGTATCGATGAACACCCCTTCGATCTGGGCCGGAATCCCGCTCCATTCGGTTAGGGCGATAGTGATCTTGGCGGTGATCATCTGCAAAGCAGGAACCAGCTCGTCACCGAAGGGCACGAGGAAAAGCATGTAAGCCAACGGGAATGCGAGCCCTGCCGCAACGCGTGGCCCCAGAAGCGCCAGAACCGACATCTGCAAAGCCGCAACGGCCCCGAACTGGCTTATCGTATTGACTCCGCCAATCGTGCCCAGGAGCCAGACAAACATGGCTCCGCCAAGGCCCAGCAGACCCGGCCACCATGCTTCAGGTGCGATCTTCGCCAGCTCTGACCGGCGCGACCATACCAACGCACCAACGATCAACGGAATCAGCAGGATGTGATTGTAGGTGGAGATATTCCACCACTGCTTGGCCATCACGATCCAGTCGCCGGAAGTGGCGAGGAAGACGGCAGCCACGACCAGTGCCAGGCGTGCCAGAGGCATGCGCCAGGCCTCAGCGATATTCTCGTGCCAGTGGCCGTCACGAATCCTGCCCAGGGTTGAGCTAGGCTGCATCGCGCTTTGCCTCCGGCCTGCGCATGATCGCTTCCAGCGGAGCCAGCATGGCAGGCCAGCTTTGCCGGGCGAGCACATATTCACGGGCTGCGCGCGCCATTTCAGCCGCTTCGTCCCGCTCGTCGATCAGCGTTAGCGCACGCCCGATCATCATCGGATCGCCATCGGCCACGGCGAAATGCACACTGTCTTGCGCATCGATCCCGGTCGCGGCTTCGGGCGACAGCAGCACAGGCCGCGCCATGGCCATCGCCTCGAGAACTTTGTTCTGGATGCCACGCGCGATTGTCAGGGGTGCGATGACCAGATCGGCCGCCGCCAGGAACGGTTTCACGTCCGGCACTGCGCCCCACACCCGGATGCCATCCTGCCCATCATGGTCAAGCAGCTTGGCGACCGGCGCACGCCCGACGATGTGGAACTTCGCGTCGGGATGATGCTTGCGAATGGCTGGCAGGATTTTATGGATCACGCGCTCCGCCGCCACAATATTGGGCGGGTAGTCCATCTGCCCCGTAAAAACGAGTTGCGGACCAGAGGCAGTGAAGAGTTTGGAATGCGGCTCCACCTTACGGGGGTCAAACAGGTCTGCATCGATGCCGTTGCGGATCGCACATATGCTGGTGCCTGCCGGAACGATCAGGCGTGACCGGAACAGGTTTGCTTCGTTCTCGCTGATCAGGATGGTTTCATCGGCCCGGTGCGCCAGTCGCTCTTCTTCGCGGGCAAGGACCTTGCCCTCGCGCCGGTCGATGACCTTGCGTGGCCAGGAACCTTCGATGCCGTAAGCTTCGAACTTCGCGCTATCGACGTCGCACAAATCCACCACCACGCGCCCGGCAAAGTCTGCCGGCACATATTGCCCCATCTGGCCCGAGAACACGAAGATTGTGTCGATCTCGTGCTTGGCGAGACATGTCCCGATCCAGCTACGTAAGGCTGCGCTTTCAAACGCGGTCAGGCTGACCGGCTTGCCCGATCCCAACGCCTCCAGCCCTGCCAGCGGCAACGGCTTTGTCCGCCGGACCAGGCAATGGCTCTTCGCGATTTCAGTCAATTCACTCTCTGCGGCCATATCCGCATCAGTCTCGCCGAAACACGCAACATGGACCGGCTGCATCGCTGCCAGCGCCTTGAGCAAATGGTGAGAGCGGATCTTGTCACCCCGGTCCGGCGGAAACGGAATGCGATGCGCGAGAAACAGAATATCACCCATCAGCCCAACCCGCGGGCAATCAACGGACCAATGCGATTGGCGACCGACAGTGGGAGTCTCTTCCACAATTGGATCTTGCGCGAATAGGCGTCGCTGGTGGGATCGACATCACGCTTGCCGCCACCGGCCGCTGTCCATGTTCCGTATGTCAGCGGTTCTGGATCGAAACCCCAGTTCTTCTTGAAATTATAGGGCCCGCTGCCAGTCTTGGAGCGCCCGAAATCGAACCGGATGCAACCCTTGCTACGGGCGTGACACATCAGCTGGTAATACATCACTTCGTTGGCCCGCAGGTGGCGGGCTTCGAACCGGCCCCCGCCCCAATACGGCATCGCCGCACCCATATGGTAGAGACTGAGAACACTGGCGACCGCGCGACCGCCGGCCCACACGGTCAGGATATCGGCCTCGTCGCCAAACGCATCGAGTACGGCGTCGAACAGGCTGTGCGGGAAAACCGGCGTACCAAGGTTGCGGACACTTTCAGCGTAGCAGGCGTAATGCGCCTGGCGATCTTCTGCCCCCGACCCGATGGTAACCCGTAGTTCGTTCTTCAATCCCTTACGGACCTCGGCCCGCTGCTTGCGCGGAATGGCGAGCAGCTGCGCTTCGTCATCGTCGGCAAGTGGACCGGAGAAATTGCAATGGCTCTCGGACTGCACGTCCCAATCGTCGGGATAAGTCCCGCCCCGCAATTCCACCGAAGCGCAGGCTTCCCGCTGCGCCAACTCTGTCGCCAGTTGGCACAGTTTGCGTGCCGTTGTTGGTGATGACGCCAAGACGCCGCCATCCACGGCAAACCCGCTGGAGACAAGCGCGCGTGGAAACAGCAGCGAATGAACCACGCTGAGGGGGAGCCAGCCGGTCAACTCGCCGCCCTTCTCCGCGATCAGACCGGTCGCTTTCTGTCCGGTCCCGCGCTCTACCGCTGTCAGCCATTTTGGCAGATGGAACGGCGAGCCGTTCCAACGATAAACGAAGTCTGTAATCCGCGCCGCTTCGCCCGGATCAGCCAGATCGACCTGGGTAAAAACCTCTTCGCAAAGGGAAAAGGGCGCGTTCATGCCGTTTCCTCTGACGGCAATTCGCCCGCCAGTTGCGCCTCGCGATAGGCAATCGTGTCCATCCGACCCCACGCAAAGTCGTGGACTAACTCGCCCAGCTTGCCGGCCATCTTGTCGAGATTGGTATAGTGGCGCAGCTTCGACCGGACCGGCGCATGGCCGACACGGGGCTGGCCAGGATCGATTTCCCACGGGTGGAAATAGAACACAGCCGGGCGCTGTTCGTCACGGTTGACCTGTCGGATCGCCCAACGGCTGAACGCATAAGGAAGCACGCGGAAGAAACCGCCACCGCCAGCTGCTACGCGCTTGCCACCCAGAATGGCTGTCGTCACCGGGATTTCGACCAGATCTGACCAGGGCAGTGGCTTGAAGGCAAAACGTGGCGCTTCCCGCCAGCCGTAATGATCGTGCACAATCGGGGCGACGCTACTGGAATAGGCATAGCCTTGCTCGGCCAGCTCCAGATAGGCCCACGGGGTGCGACTATCGATCGAAAAGCTGGGTGCGCGATAACCTGTAATCTTCACCCCGCCGGCATCCTCCAGGATCATCCGGGCGAGCTTGATGTCACCGGCAAATTGCTTGCGGTCGAAGTTGAAGACCCGGCCGTGATCATAGCCATGGCTGGCCAGTTCATGCCCCTTCTCCACAATCCGGCGCATCAGTGGCCCATGCCTTTTGGCCACCCAGCCAAGGGTGAAGAATGTGGCCTTGACGTCGGCCTCGTCAAACAGGTCGAGAATGCGCATGACGTTGTCTTCCACGCGCAGGGACATGCTGCTCCATTGGCTGCGATCGATAACCTTCTCGAACGCACCGACCTGGAACCAATCCTCGACATCGACGGATAGGCCATTGGTGATCTGCGGCGTTTTCACAGCGCCCATTCTCCCTTGATCAAGCAGCCTGGCGATCGTCGCCTTCAATCCACTCGATCATCATGGTCAGTACCTGCTTCACGCTTTGCTCTTGCTCCTCGACACGCTTCTCAAGCGCATCGAGCCGGGCAAAGAACTCGTCGGAGCGATCATTTTCAGCCACGCTCGGTTCGGCCTTGGCCTGAGCCGAAAGTGCCGCGATCGCTTCTTGTAGTTCAGCGATCTGGGCATCGCGCTGTGCCAGCAATTCTTCAAATTGCCCGCTTGCGCTTGCTGATGCTGCTGCCACTTGCTCGGGCGCGGTATGCTCTTCTGCAACGTGCTTGATCGGCCCGGGTGCAGGCGCAGGCTCTTTCTTCGGCATCGGCTTTGGCGCAGCTTCCGGAAATGCATTGTCGCCCGCCATTTCTTTCAGGACCGAGCTGAGCATCGCATTGTCGATCCGTGTGCGCTGTTCAACAGCACCCAACAGCAGCAAGCGCGTGGCAACCTGGTTGACCCGGCGCGGAATGCCGCCAGTGGCTTCGTACATCTCGGCAAAGACGCGCTGGTCCCAGGCCGGGTTGCCTTGCCAACCGACACAGGCAAGCCGGTGCTCGATATAAGGTTGCAGTTCTTCCGGCTCCATTGCGCCAAGGTGGTGTGCAGCGATCACGCGCTGGCGCAGTTGCTCCAGCTCGCCATGTGTCGCCAGCACATCCTTGAATTCCGGCTGGCCGAGCAGCAGCTGCTGCAGCAACGGATGCGAGCCAAGCTGGAAGTTTGACATCATCCGCAGCTCTTCGAGCGCTTCAATGCTGAGGTTCTGCGATTCATCGACCACCAGCAAGCAACGCCGGCCGGCGCGCGCTTCTTCGTGGAGGAAATCTTCAATTGCTCCCAGCGCCGCGGCTTTGTCGTGGCCTTCGATATCGAGGCCAAAGCTCTGCGCCACAACATGGACGAGTTCTTCCCCGTCGAGATTGCTGGTCACGACCTGCCCGACCGTCATCTGGTCCGGATCGATCTTCTGCATCAAATGCGCAACCAGGGTTGATTTGCCTGATCCGATCTCGCCGGTGATGACAATGAAGCCTTCACCCTGAGCCATGCCATAGCCGAGATAGGACAGCGCCTTGCGGTGCGTCGCGCTCTCGAAATAGAAATCCGGATCCGGCGTCAGCTGGAAAGGACGCCCCGTCAGGCCATAAAAATCATCGAACATTGTTCAGTCCTTTTCGGGGTCAGAAGTCGTAGCGCAGGCCGACAAGCGCGGAGGCCGTTTTCAGGTCCTCGCCTGCCGCTTCGCTGTTGAGATAGTCCAGAGCCACAGCTGCACGTGCCGACAGACCGCCATAGATATACCGGCGGTAGGCCGCCGATGCGCCGAGAATGGTCGCGTCGGTATCGGTGAAGTCGCTGGTCAGGTAATTGGCATAGGCGTTGACCGAGAAGCCGGCATTGCGGCCCAATTCGCCACTGACTGCGATGCTGCCATAGAAACTCTCTTCGCTCAGGCCGTCGGCACCGGCCAAGACCGTGCCTTGGGCTGCGATAAAGGTCCGGCGATCATATCCGATCCCGACAGAGGCATTCATCCGGCTGCCCACGGCGCGCGAATACGACAGTACGCCGCCACGGCTGCGGAATACGGCGCTGCGGACAGAACCAAGGGCACCGCCGAGGCAGTTGCCGCCCTCGAGGCTGGTGACACAGCCATTGAGATCACCTGTCAACGGATTGCGATTGGCTTCGAAATTGGTCGGCAAGGCGACGAGTGCGTTGTTTAGAACGCCGCCGAAACCGGCGACCCCGTCATATACCGACAGGTTGACCGAGCTACGCGCATTGGGCGCATAGGCGAAGCTGCCGTAATAGGTGTCGCTATCATAACGGCGACCATAATGCGCTTCGAATGCCGTCCGGCGCGATGGGCGCCAGACAACGCCGACATCCCAGATCAATCCGTCGGTTTCGAAGGCGATCTGGCGTGGAGCGCTGGTATCGGTCACGAAACGACCATCGGCATCGATAACCGGTGCGCCGCCAGCATCCAGCACGGCATCGCGGCTGGATACTTTGACATCTTCATAGCCAACGCCGCCAACCACGGCGAACTCGGAGGTCACGGGCACCGTCACATCGCCGCGCACATAAACATCGCGCACACGCTGATCGAGGTTGGAGATATCTTCCTGATAAAACCCTGCACCAGCACCAAGGCCGACCGGCAGAACCGTGTTCGGCTTCACACCCAGCGACGCGTTGGCGCTGTGCGTAGTGCTATCATCAAACACATCGACGGCCGGGCCGCCTGGCGTGGTGACGACTGCATCGGGTGCCTCGACGCGGGTATAGCCGAAGCGATAATTGGCGCTGACGGCGACTTCACCAACTTTGGTCGCAAGGTTCGGACCGGCATAGGCCGAGTAGATCCGGCTTTCATCTTCCGCGCCCAACCCTTCGACTGGATTCAGGGACGCACCGCCGCCATTGTCGACTTGCGTGCGGGCTGCGAGCGCACCCGCTTCGACCGTCAGGACTTGCGGAACGACCGAGGCATAGCCCCGGGCGATGCCGGTAACCGTATCGCTGTCCAGCGCCGCATCGCCATAGCCGATATTGCGCTCGTACCGCAGCGAGACTGAACCGCCATTGTTGCGACCCTGCACGGAGGCATCGACACCGGCAGCCACCTGGCTGAAAGTAACAACATCATCGTTGGGCGAAAGCTCCGCCAGAACGACCTGGCTCACCTCGATATAAGGGGTGACTGTCGCCCGCTTGCGCTGCGGGCGCTCGCTGCGTTCGTCGCGCGAACTTCTTTCGCTGCGATCACCACCGCCGGTAACGGCATCGTCAGGACCGTAGGCCTGGGCCTGTGCTATCGCTGGCATGACCAGCGCGATAGCTGCGATAGAGCTGAGATATTGGACGCGTTTCATCATTCGTCCCCTTTCACCCGTAATAGGACCCGAAGCGGCGACCGCTCGGGCTGAAATTGGCTGCATTGAGCAGGAGTTTGATATCGTCGCAGGCGCTGAGGAGCTGACAGGCATCCTCCATCGCGCTGCGCCCGGTCTTGTCGGCGCGCGCCACCAGCATGACTTGGCCGACATGCTTGGCCAGTTCTGCCGCAGGCGAAGCTGCCAGGGCAGGCGGCGTATCGAAGATCACGATCCGGCCCGGCACACCCACTGTAAGCCGGTCGAGCACTTCCGCAGTCGCACCACTGGACAGGAGTTCGGACGCGGAATTGGTGTTCAGGCCAGCCGGCAAGACCCAGAGGTTGGGAATGTCGGTGCCCATCACCAGGTCTTCGACCGGCACATCGGGGTTGGCCATGGCATCCATGAAGCCGGAACCTTTGGGCAATCCGAAGGTCGACAGGATCGACGGATTGGCGACATCGGCATCGACCAGAAGCACTTCGGTATCCCGCTCTGCCGCCATCGCAATCGCAAGGTTGGATGCGCAGAAGGTTTTGCCCTCGTCCTGGTGCGGTGAGCTGACAAGAATGCGGCGTGACTTGGCGGTGCCCTTTTCACGGGCCGTGCCGAGCAGCTGGCGCTTCACGATACGGAATTCTTCCAGCAGCTCGCTGACCGGACCATCCGGATCGATCATCCCCTGATCCCGCAGATGGGCACGGTCCACCGGATGCCGCGCGCCATCGAATACGGGCGCAAGCGGCGCGCCCTCGACTACGGCAGGAACGGCGGGTGCCGCCGCCGGAACCGGCAGATTCGCGGCCGGTTCGACCTCGGTTGCTATATGTGCCTGCGCAACAGGTTCGGCCACAGGCGCCTCGGCACCCTTGCGGGTCACCTTCTTGGCACGCTTCATCGGGCGTTCGGAAAGCTTGCCCGGCATTGCTGCAGGTTTGAAACTGTCAAACCCGAATGCACCGCTGGCACGCTCCAGCAAGGAACTTTCCTTGCTCTCGCCCGGGCCACCTTCACCAGGGAGGGGGATTTTCTTGTGTTCGGTCATTTCCCTCTCCTCAGGCCACGCTGCCGACTTGGATGAATTCGACGGCCATCAGGATCACCAGGACCCCGACCAGAGCGGCGGTTCCGGCAAAGAACATCTTGGTGCGCTTTGCTTCCTCCGCCCGTTGCTGGTCCGTCAGGCTGGTCGAGATCGCGCCCAGGACCGGCAGACCAATGGCCCGCTGAAGCCCAGCCGTGGTGGCAAAGGTCGATTTGAGCTGCGTCATCGCGATGGCCGCACCAACGCCTGAACCCAATCCGGCGATCAGGACGCCAAGGAGGAGGAGCGGACGATTGGGCGCTGCCGGTTTGAGCGGCAGTGCCGGCGCATCAATGATGTCGAAACGGAACGAACTGCGCTGGCTTTCCAGATTGCTCCGGAGCTCCATTTCCTCACGGTCTTGCAGCAGCTCGTCATACTTCTTCTTCAACACTTCGTAATCACGGCCAATGCGCTGGGCCTCCGCCGCGAGGGCAGGTTCGCTGGCCTGGTCGGCAATGGTCATCGAAATGTCAGCCTGAAGCGCGGCTTTGCGCGCCATCAAGGCCTGCACATTGGCCTGGCGTTCGGCGCGGATCGAGACCAGCGAGCTATAGGCCGGGTTCGGAATATTGCCCGAACCTGCCGGTCCTTCGCGGGCAGCCTGTTCGCGTAGCAAGGCTACCTGCTTGAGCGCAGCTTGCATGTCGGGGTGGCTATTCTTCAGGCCACGAGCCCGCAATTGGGCTACCTGGGCCTGCGATTGCGCCAGTGCGCCTGCCGCGGAATTCGGGTTCACGCCCGTAGCGCCTGGCAGGGTCTGGGGAGTACCTGCCAGCTGGCCGTTGATGGCGGCTGCGGCACTCTGTGCAGCGGCAAGGTCAGCCTCTACGCCGCGCATTTCAATGCGGGCCTGCTGCAGCTTGGTTGAAATCGCAGTTGCACCGCCAATCAGTTCGGGATGCTCGGCTTCGAATTCGGTTCGGCGCGCTTCGGCAGCTTCGAGTTCCTTCGCCCGCAATTCCAGCTGCTGGTCCAGAACAGCGACGGCTTCCGCCACTTCGCCCCGGTTGCCGGCAATGTTCTCCTCGCGGAAGATGTCGAGCAGCTTCTGCACCACATCCTGCGACAAACGCGCATTCTCTGGATCGGAGAAGTGCCCCTTGCCGATTGTCGCGGTGATTTCGAAGAGATTGTCCTCTTCGCTCTTCACACTGACAGATTCAGCAAGGCCACCGATCTCGCGTTCCATCTGCTGCGGACTGGTGACGCCGTCACCGAGCTTGGTCGAGCGGATGACCTTTTCCAGGGTCGAAGCACTGGCCAAGGTCTGCCGCACCCGCGCAATGTCGGACTTGTCACTCCCGGCAATACCGGTCTGCTTGGTCAGGATATCGTCGAGCTGGACAAAGATCTTGGCTTTTGACTCATAGGAATTGGGGATCATCGCGACGACCAGCCAACCGGCCAGACACACGCCCCATGCAACACCCAGCACGAGCCATTTCCTGGCCCATGCCGAGTAGATCGCTGCGCGAACTTCTTCGAAGACTTCGTTCATGCGTCAGGGCCGCCTTAGAAACTGCTCTCGGGGATGATGATGACGTCGCCAGGCTTCAGCATGACGTTCGCCTTGCTTTCACCACGGCGCAGCAGATCAGCGAGACGCAATGCGTATTCCGCCTGCTTGCCGGTCTGCGGGTTGAAACGGATCAGTTTGGCGCGGTTGCCGGCAGCGAATTCGCTCAGACCGCCCACCGCAATCATCGCATCCAGCACCGTCATGTTCGCACGGTAAGGTAGAGAGGCCGGCTTCTCGGTCGCACCGATCACGCGAACTTGCTGGCTGAACGTGCCGGCAAACTTGGTCACGATGACCGAAACAATCGGCTGTTCGATGAACTGCGACAGATGCAGGCGGATATCTTCCTGCAGCATGGCAGGTGTTTTCCCGACAGCAGGCATGTCCGTCACGAGCGGGATAGTCACCCGGCCATCGGGACGCACCTGAATGCTCTTGGCCCCCAGTTCGGGGTTACGCCAAACGTGAATGGAAAGCTCGTCCAGCGGACCGATTACGTATTCCTGGCTAGGCCCTTCCTGCATCGAGACAAAGCTCGCAGGCGGCAAGGTCTGTCCTCCGCCCGAGGCGCAGCCTGCCAGCGCAAGCGCAGCGCATGCGCTGCCTGCGAGGAGTGTGGGGAACCGGTTGATCGACATCGAAACGCGTCCTTGGTCAAATGCGTCGACCCTGCAGTCCGGCTGATTCCGGATAGACGGGTCCCCGCGATTTGGATGCGTTTCTCGCCAAAAAGGGTGAATATCCCGTTATCTAATCAGGGATTGTATGAGGCGATCCCGAAACGGGACAACGCCTGCGTAAAGGTTAAGCGCCCGTTAGGTTAAACGAGCACCTCGCGCGCAGGCCCTTGACCGAGGAATTGCGCCGGTGATGCGGTGGCGCCATAGGCCCCGGCACAGAATATGGCGACCAGATCGCCGACTTCGGCACGGGGAAGAAAACCCTTGTCCGTAAGCCTGTCCAAGGGGGTGCAAAGGCACCCGACGATGCTCGCGACCTCTTCCGGAGGTGCTTCAAACCGGTTCGCAATGGCCGCCGGATAGTTGCGGCGAATCACTGTCCCGAAATTGCCTGATGCAGCGAGCTGGTGGTGGAGCCCGCCATCGGTGACGAGGTAGGTTTCGCCATGGCTGACCTTCTTGTCGACCACACGGCATAGGTAGACCCCGGCAAGACCAACCAGATAGCGGCCAAGTTCGATGCACAGATGCGCGTCCGCCAGCGTGTCGGGCAGATCAGCGAAGCGCTCTTCCAACGCAGCACCGATCGCTTCGATATCCAGCGGCTCGTCACCCGGAAAATAGGGTATACCAAACCCGCCACCCATATTCAGCTTGGGCAGGGGCTGCCCGATCTCGCGGGCGATCGTGTCGGCCAGAGCCAGCACATTGCCCTGGGTTTCAATAATCGCTTCTGCCGAAAGCGCCTGGCTTCCGGTGTAAATATGCAGGCCGCGCCACTCGGCACCGGCCGCGATGATCTCCGTCGCCAGCGCAGGCACACGCTCGGCATCGACACCAAACGGCTTGGCGCCGCCGCCCATCTTCATGCCCGATCCCTTCATATCGAAATCAGGGTTTACGCGAATGGCCAGCCGCGGTGTCACGGCCAGGCGAGCGGCAATGTCGAGCGCTCGGCGTGCTTCGCCTTCGGATTCGAGATTGAGCGTAACGCCCGCGGCGATTGCAGCCTCAAGCTCCGCGTCGCGCTTGCCCGGCCCGGCGAAGCTGACCCGAGCCGGATCGATGCCAACCTCCTTCAGGATGGCAAGCTCGCCTGCCGAGGCAATGTCATATCCGTCCACCAGGTCTGCCATGAAGTGCAGGACATCGGCATGCGGATTGGCCTTGATCGCGTAATTGATGTGCAGCCGATCCGGCATGGCAGCGCGCAGCCGGTCCATCGTGTCGTGCAGCACCTGCCGCGAATAGACGAACAATGGCGTCTCACCGGCTTGCTGCGCCAGCAGAGAGGCTTTCTGCCCTCCGATGGCCAACTCGCCATCGATAGCCTCGTAGCCCTCTGGTATCGGCCCAAGCGGCTTTCCTGGCAGTTTCTCTTTCTTCATCGCGGCGGATTTCATGCCCCAATCTCCTGCGCAATCGCCGTTCGATCAAGCTTTCCATTGGGATTGACCGGCAAACTCTCGCGCCAGTGGATTTGCTGCGGCAGCATGAAATTGGGCAATTCCTTGGCCAGAGCCTTTGGCAGAGCCCCCTGCGGATCAAGTGCATCATAAGACGCCCGCACAACCAGATGGACTGCGTGGCCAAGCCGTTCGTCTGCGACCCCCAAAGCAACAGCCTCTGCCACCAGCCCTGTTGCGATGGCAGCATCCTCGATTTCCTGCGGGCTGATCCGATTGCCTGCGCTCTTGATCATCGCGTCTCTTCGACCGACGAAATAGAGCAGGCCATCCTCACCGCGCTTCACCCGATCACCTGACCAGACAGCCATGCCGCCATAGTGCGACGACGGTGGCGCAGGCTTGAAACGCACTGCGGTGCGTTCGGGGTCGTTCCAATATCCCTGCGCCAC
This is a stretch of genomic DNA from Parerythrobacter jejuensis. It encodes these proteins:
- a CDS encoding XrtA system polysaccharide chain length determinant, coding for MNEVFEEVRAAIYSAWARKWLVLGVAWGVCLAGWLVVAMIPNSYESKAKIFVQLDDILTKQTGIAGSDKSDIARVRQTLASASTLEKVIRSTKLGDGVTSPQQMEREIGGLAESVSVKSEEDNLFEITATIGKGHFSDPENARLSQDVVQKLLDIFREENIAGNRGEVAEAVAVLDQQLELRAKELEAAEARRTEFEAEHPELIGGATAISTKLQQARIEMRGVEADLAAAQSAAAAINGQLAGTPQTLPGATGVNPNSAAGALAQSQAQVAQLRARGLKNSHPDMQAALKQVALLREQAAREGPAGSGNIPNPAYSSLVSIRAERQANVQALMARKAALQADISMTIADQASEPALAAEAQRIGRDYEVLKKKYDELLQDREEMELRSNLESQRSSFRFDIIDAPALPLKPAAPNRPLLLLGVLIAGLGSGVGAAIAMTQLKSTFATTAGLQRAIGLPVLGAISTSLTDQQRAEEAKRTKMFFAGTAALVGVLVILMAVEFIQVGSVA
- a CDS encoding XrtA/PEP-CTERM system exopolysaccharide export protein: MSINRFPTLLAGSACAALALAGCASGGGQTLPPASFVSMQEGPSQEYVIGPLDELSIHVWRNPELGAKSIQVRPDGRVTIPLVTDMPAVGKTPAMLQEDIRLHLSQFIEQPIVSVIVTKFAGTFSQQVRVIGATEKPASLPYRANMTVLDAMIAVGGLSEFAAGNRAKLIRFNPQTGKQAEYALRLADLLRRGESKANVMLKPGDVIIIPESSF
- a CDS encoding pyridoxal-dependent decarboxylase, exosortase A system-associated, with the protein product MKSAAMKKEKLPGKPLGPIPEGYEAIDGELAIGGQKASLLAQQAGETPLFVYSRQVLHDTMDRLRAAMPDRLHINYAIKANPHADVLHFMADLVDGYDIASAGELAILKEVGIDPARVSFAGPGKRDAELEAAIAAGVTLNLESEGEARRALDIAARLAVTPRLAIRVNPDFDMKGSGMKMGGGAKPFGVDAERVPALATEIIAAGAEWRGLHIYTGSQALSAEAIIETQGNVLALADTIAREIGQPLPKLNMGGGFGIPYFPGDEPLDIEAIGAALEERFADLPDTLADAHLCIELGRYLVGLAGVYLCRVVDKKVSHGETYLVTDGGLHHQLAASGNFGTVIRRNYPAAIANRFEAPPEEVASIVGCLCTPLDRLTDKGFLPRAEVGDLVAIFCAGAYGATASPAQFLGQGPAREVLV